The genomic segment ACTAGCAATACAAATATTTCCGGGGCCACTAAGACTGTTTTGGAACTGTCAGAAAATTTACTTGACAAGGGGCGGACTGTTTACACAGACAATTTTATAGTAGCGTTTCTTTAGCCCACGAGCTTCAAAAGAGAAAAACACATTTAGTGGGAACGTTACgttcaaacagaaaaaataatccTATTGAAGTTGTGAAAGTAAAGTTAGAGAAGTATCAGTCTACGAGTTTACAAAGCAACATAGGTTGTACTGTTTTGAAATGGAAGGACAAAAAAGATGGGTTATTTCAACAAAACACAGCAATTCAATGGCTCATGTAAGAAGACGTGGCGAGGAAATAGAAAAACCCATAATAATTTTAGAGTACAATAAATGTAAAGCTATAGTAAACCTATACACCTTAaattttgccgacgatcaagtagtcatcgcacaagatgaagaagatctcagctttatgctcagaaaactagaagaagaatataaaaacaacggaatggaaataaacttagagaaaaccgaatacctaacaacagaaaacaagaatatgagaaacctagagatagacgagggaagacaaataaatggaacagataaattcaagtatttaggaaccataatatcgaaccagggaacaacagaagaagatataaacaacagactgagacaaacaagaaactgtataagacaactaaactcagtgttgtgggataagaacattacgataaagacaaaaaagagaatatataataccctgacaagaagtatcctgacatatgggtccgaaaactggacaataaacaagagaaatagaggtaaaataagagcagtagaaatggagttcctgaggagaagctgtagacagAAAAAAAGAGAGTAAAAAATTCTgtaaaaagagacagaattgaaaacgcagagattaagcggagaatgggagtgcaatcagacataatcgactatatagaggagaagagactatcctggtacggccacgtcagaagagcggacagaggacgctggataaacaaaatcacagaatggagcccgattggaagaagaaagagaggaagaccccgaaggtcattcagagatgaaatcgacgaggctatggagaaaagaaccctgcgagatggagactggaatgacagggaaaattggagaaaacggttgagtgaaggaagacagtgaaaactgtggaaatccttagtagtagtagtaattacTAACAGGAACTACGCTAATAAATGCGTATTGTATACATCAGATGGTAACGAAGAAAAAAATGTCTATCACCAAATTCAAAGAACAAGTTGTCACTCAGCTTTTGGACGAACCGCTTACAAGACCTCCTCCACCTAATAACATAAACGAAAATCATATTTTAGTGGATGATAATAAGAAAAGAAGATGTATATCTTGCTATGAAAGGCTAACAAACAGCCACGATTGGAAATATGCCCAAGCCAAATCTTCCCAAACTCGTCACAAATGTAGTgtttgtaaaaaattttattgtctcaaatgtatttttatttctcaTAAATCcgaattattaatgtaataacgTACATTAAAAGAGTTTGTATCGATAGCTATTAAGAAGAAATGTGGTAGGGTAGAGGCACCACTTATGGCCACTACCCCACCTATGGCCATTTCACTATGATTCGTAGGATAATAAGCATGACGTCCATCAACAAATAAGCTTGAAGCTGCTAaaatgtcaaataattatataggAAGTGGGAACAGTGACAGAAACCTACCTAACTGATCCATTCATTTCATTGTTGATGTTTAAGTGGTAGTGTGTTGCACCTGCCGAGCTAACTAACAAATTTTCTTAAGAAACATATCTGATATCATCGTTTTAAATCCAATACTATATCATATTTTTTCTTCACTAGAAGTGAGAGATAAGGTAAAtagacactttttattttatattttttatgtaaaccgAAAATCACTATTTACCTTCTTATGGCCAATCTGCTGGCCACAAGTAGGTAAACGAAATCCACTTTTGGCCAGGTTACTTTTCTACTAATGTAGCATGTTCACATAAAtataggtattttatttcttttagtgaAAATGCCAAACGCACTTAAGAATAATAAAAGCAGAGTAGAATAGTTAAGAATACCAAAACTTCAGTACTCaccttcaaaattaaatttagcaTTAAATTCCATATCCGAAGGAATGTCTGTGACCACAGCCAGTCGTCAATTTAAAGTTCCGAGAACTACTTTGCGTAATAAAATATCCGGAAAGTCTCCAAGAGATTTAGTGCATTGTGAATTCGATTCTCACTTGGGAAAAGAGACTGAAGACCTCCTAGTTGAATGGATATTAAATTGTGCAAAGATGGGGTTTCCAATTGATAAAGACAGGTTATTGAGTTCGGTACAAAAACTTGTTCGAGAGTCAAATATTAAAACTCTTTTTGTCAACGATCGTCCAGGCAAAAAATGGTATTACAGCTTCCTTGACAGGCACAATTGACAGTTCGTATGAATTTAAGCGGTATAAGTGCTACCAGTGTTTTAGATCATCCAAAAAGGATTTACAATATGGATGAAACATGTTTTTGTTTAGCCCCAAAAAGTGATACTGTAATTGGACCGCCAGGAAAAAACATCTATGATGAACAAACCTCATCAGATAAGGAAAATGTAACTACGGTTTTCACAGTAAATGCGGGAGGAAAATTCGCTCCTCCTTTGACACTTTTTTATTATAACCGAATTCCGTCCGCTGTATGTAAAGCAGCTCCTAAAGGTTGGGGATTAGGGAAAAGTGAAACAGGCTGGATGACTGCAGAATGTTTTTTTGAGTATTTTTCAAACGTTTTTGTCTCCTTCCTAAAGGAGTATCAAATAGAGTTCCCCGTTCTTGTCTTTTTAGATAGACATAAATCCTATTTGACCCTATatttaagtaaattttgcagagaaaatcaaataattttaatagcaTTACCCCCTAATGCTACTCATATCCTCCAGCCCTTAGACTTCTCTGTGTTTGGGCCTATAAAACaatacaaacaaacaaacaaagatAGAAACCAATTGTCAGGAGATTACTAAATAATTTTTACCTATGGCACTGGCTCAGTTGATTGATGATCCAAAAATGACCTCTAATATAATATCGGGATTTAAAGTCATAGGTCTGTACCCTTTTTCAGAAAATAATGTGGACTACAGTAAAATTGTATTGAGAAAACCCGATATGTTTCAAACTAAAGGTATGTATTAACATTGAAGCCAAAGTTTTCCTTAAATATTTAGAATCAAAAATTGATGTGGTTCTCCTGAAAAAATTTAAGACAACAAAAAGAAGAACACATGAATGGGAAGTTATTGTTGAAGATAAATCGCTGTACAATATTTGGTTTCAAATAGCAAACGAAGTTTGAATGCTTTCAAACATATATGTCCCCTGGTATCTACTACAAATGATAATATGATAAATGCTGTGTTTTCGGAATCTTCCAATTCTGATTATTTAGGCGATCAAGTTCCGACCACATCGACTGCCAGCAATATTGTGATGGATAGCAGTTTTCGCCCAGATAAGGTAGAAGAAGTCAaacgtaatattttttttgcacaaAAACTGATTTCTTCTGCAGTATTTTACAATGTGCTGATAAGTGGGTGAAGTATCATGAAGAATGCGAGaaacttaaaaatgataaagaaaaacaaaagcaaGAAAGGAAACAGGCTCGAGAGCATAACAAATAGATGAAGGcacaaaaaaaatcgaaaaaatggaacaaaagaCAACAAAACTTAAAACGACGAAACCTATAAAACACGATTTAGATTCAGGCTCTTCAGAAGAAGAATATGAAGACTGGGAGGAAACTGGTAGTAGTGGAGACGATGTTGACTTCATGGAACCAGAACCAGACAATATTCAAATGTACGATACCGATGATCTCAAATTGGGAGACTTTAGGCTTGCCAGATTTAAGAACAGGGTAAAAGATCGACGACAACATATAAATATGTTGCCAAAAATTATAGATGTCCTTTCATCAGAAGAGTATGAGATACAATGTTTCAAAAGTGCTAATGAAGAGAAAACTGTGTTTTGTCCTATAGAAAATGACGTTTGCAGTATAgataaaggtgatattttgggAAAACTACCCGAGCCTATTGTCCAGGAAcaaggaagaaaatttaagacTATTTTTCGAGGACAATTAGACATTTATGaacaaatatgaaattataagtactatttataaaagttttaattattattttcaatactttttacttatttgtgttaccataaattttttttgttttacctatttttgtagttcaataaatatttaagcaTAAATATCAACTTTAATCTCTATTTTTAACTAGTTCTTGGGTGGCCTAAAGTGGGGAAAGTGTATGGCCAAAAGTAGAAACACATGGCCAAAAGTAGGGATTTTAGTTGTTCAAAATATAATCATAGTCATATATCAGTTGATCTCCTAGTAGAGCAGATTCGTAAGTAAAAATCGCATTGAGCGGAAAGATTTTATTCAAATCCTACATGTTTCTCAAtagaaaaatgataaaaaaagttCTTAAAGTGGCCATAAGTGTTTACTTATTATATACTCTACcctatttgtttatttaaattaattatattttatttttaataaaatgtgttTAACTATCAACTATCAAAAAAAAATCGTTGGCCAAAAACAAATTATGAACCAACCTGCCATGCTTTATAAGTTCCCCATTTAATTAAATACAAAACCTGCATTCTTTTGAATACAGCTAGCCTAAAGTGAAAGTATTGCTTTGTATCGGTTTGGATACAGGTGGCCAAAAATGATCAAAGTTATTTGTATCTAATCGGATACAAATGGCGCTTAAGGTGTTagattttaaagaacttaaatgtgtactgttattaaaaaatatataacacgctataagaagtattcacttctttCTGTACTTCCCAAGTACCACGCTCTTTTTTTTGTTCGCTTTAAATGCTGAAAATTACGCCCTAaccatatgatttttttttataaatttttatcaatGATATTTTCATATATGAAAAAcagtttataattattaaagtaCACGTACACGTGAAACATCAAAAATCTTTATTAACGAAAGAAACTTTGTCTAGTTGTTGTTTCTAAAAGTGAACGACCCAATTTTTGCGCCCCGCGAAAGTTAGTGTGGGTTCCATGGCACCCGCTGTGGCCACATCTCTTTAAATGCTTCTAATTTTTCTGTTGAAAGCTCAATCATTCGTATGATTTCCACTTGTTTCTTTGTTGGCAAAAATGTGTCTCTCCCCTTTACGAATAAATCTTCTAATTACTCCATTCCTAACTTCTCAGAAATACTATTTACTATAATTTTGGTTTTGTTAGTTGacttcattaaaaaaaagtattttaacatTAAAACAACTAGAGTTTTCACAGTTTCTGTGTTTAAAATTCTGTTTACTGGAACTTATTTGACGGTACTATTTCCAAACACGCTTACATAAAGCAGTGGGCCAATGTGCCTCTGCGTTTATGATatttacacacacacaaactcacacaatATGTACATATGGTAGTGCATTTActaagacacacacacacacgcacgcacactcacacatatGTGCCATATTTTCAATTCGACTTTTTTGCGTGCCAACATTTGTTTGTTTTGAGAAGATCAAAATCCTATTACTTTGCAATGGTCTATAACACCATCCGCCTTTCTCGCTCGTGTAAATTTTCGAAAACCAAAACACAATTTATGAATTAGAACAAAAAACGAACACAAGTAATATACTATTTCTAATTTGATTATATATTGTAATAGAATGGAGTCTGTTTATGTAcacaaattatatttattaatatttatttcaatgGTGAATTAATCAAAAGAAGAATGTGAGAGACAAACAAAAGTTTGTTTCGATGGAAAACATTtctggaaaataataaaaaaagcaaaaaagttctTAATTTTATGCTATTCATACGTTCCAGTTCATCCGGTCCTTGAACAGTCCTTTCACTGTTGATACGTTTTGCCTTTTCTCTTCCTATATCCACAATCTACACCTTTTTCGCGTTATTGCATTTCTTTTATGCGTAGCTTTATCGCGGACTACGGACGGAGAGAATGAAGTAGTAAACGCAGTCCCATGTGTGTttcttaacaaaataaaataaaaaatcatggCTACGTGCGTAGACGATACGAAAGCTATGCTTTCCCTCCTCGGCCACTCTCGGAATGCCACctctttttttttgccaaaccCTTTGAATTCCACCTCCTGCTCTATTACATTCGTTATGTCCCCATTATGGTATCAATCCATATCAGTTCGGCTACCATTTTTAATAATTCcgtctttttttaatattcttacattttttcAGCCCAATTTCGTAAcgttgtatatttttaattttacttctcTAGAGATTTTATTTGTTCCgcaaaatgtattaaaatatattacaatgaTGAGACTAGAGCAAAAGAATTATTGCTGGCTGAAAAGTAAATGAAAAGAATTACCTTACAAAATTATGTACATAAAATGATGTAGTTTtgtaaaaaagtttaattatgtattattgaaaaaaaaaacaaaaaaacagggTGCGAGTGTTAATGATACTGTAGATTTAACTGGTGATATGACCGGTATTACACCAAATCAGAAATTAATTTTAGTTAGCTTACCAAACCTATTGTTCCTAGTAATTTCTTTTTCTCGTTTTTCTCCTAGACACTTTTTATAGGTTATGGCGAAGGTGAAAACACAGACTTGAGTTTTCAAAGGGTTGGGACTTGTGTAGTAAATAGTATgcgaatataaacaaacaaaaagtACTGAGTTTGGTACTGCCCAAAAACATACATCGGTCAAACAGGTAGAACGTTTAACAAACGTACaacagaacacaaaagggctttcaataatacaaaaacagattctacttacgcacttcaccttgatcataataataattcttttaacgaccaatttcaaatattccatattcaaaataaaggcctttattagaatctatatgAGTAAATTAAAagatacagatataattctgaaagACCAacttagaaaaacttaaaaatacatcacttgaggaaggtactctgccgaaacagctgtagtgataatacattgtaataaattttgtgaaaatgtagaaaataaaagttttcaatgTATTACTCTTAAGTAATGAAACTCTTCCACGACATGTACTATTTAACAACCTCTTCATAAGGTATGAAGTCCTGCTTCATACAAATATCATCAATAAATTTTTGCGTATGAATTTGCTGTTGTGACGATCATTTACGTAATTTTAGAGCAATATTTTTACCGACTATATCAAATTCATTATCTTTGTGAATGGAGGAGATCTCCCACTATTTCTAAAAATTTGGATCAGTAGGacctttcttttgttttttcacTGCACTATTAATCTCAAATTGTGGGAAGATATTTTGTCGAATTGGCAAAGACTCTTTTGGTTTCTAAGCTAGATCAGGGTCAATGTTATTGTTCGATTCCACAGGACTTGCAATAATTATATCCTGTGTTAGGTTATTTGTCtaattgatttaattttaaataaaaacgctATCTTAACGTCTTTtgcaataaattatttaaactattagtGGTTTAATATTTTTCTGACTTAAGAGTTACAACCAATCTTTTTTAAGGTGTTGTAGTCTGTATGATATATTTTGGTAAGTAGTTCGAGGTCCAAGCGAAATCAATAGTTTATCCAAAGTTTCTAtgctcattttaaaataattaaagaactTATTCGGATGTTCTTTTAATATTTATGAAACTGATTATAGAATTATTGAAAGCACCCAAAAACTCTTTCTTCATTTGCCTTTTTTTCGATTGCTCAGAATTAGCGCAATAACACAAATAGCTTTCCACAAAATCCATTGTAACTGGGAGAAGCAGCAACCCACGGATAAGCTGAGTACACTAACTGTTTAGTTCCCACTGATTAACAAATTACTAGTGTGCTGTGGCAGGCAACTCAGCGATGAGTAAAGCTTTTAGTGACCAGTGATTGAAATTGCAAGTGCACTAAGATATTGTTAATCGCTGAAGGGTGGGTTAAAGGCTTGGACACACCTATCAGACAGCCTTCTGATCATGCACAGTCCGGCAGCTGGGTACCTTTCTCTTACATAGAATGGTGGATAGTTGAAAACATAATGAGAGGGAGACTACATATTTGTATTCGGCGAAAAAAATTActtaagataaaatattttttaaccctTCCATGGATACAGAAAAGTACCCAGCCGCTGAACTATCTATGAACAGAGTAGGATCGGAAAGCTGTATCATAAGTGTGTCCAAGTCTTAAGTTAAGAGGATATAAAAGTTAGGTACTGATGGCGGCAGCACACTTCGCTGTGTTATTCGTAATGTGACTTCGCTGTATTCGCCCAAATATTCGTCAGCGAATAACAAATACGCTAGTCCACACTTGTGCCGGTAAATATTTGCATCATGCATCATGAGTGTTTGGCAGAACCAAAATAGACGTGGACGTATTGACGGTTGCTGCTCTTATTCGCAGaacttatttttacttaaatgCAGTTTACCAATACTTGTGCCATATCATCAAGGCTGCATCTGGTATAAATCCAGAAATCTCATTACCTTTTCATTTGTCCAGTCTATTCCGCAGCAGATAAGAGACAAAGTTAGGTTAGGATAAACATCGAGATAACCACTGGTGCCAGCGAAGTGTGGGCAGTCGACACATACATTCGACGTGCATTCGGCTTATTCGTGTTCTTTAAAGTGTGTCATAAACCGACAAGTGAACGGATAGGCGTATTTGCTATTCGGGTATTTGCTTATGCGTGCGAATAAAGCAAATAATTGATAAATGTACCCTCCACACTTCGTCTTATGTGGCCGAATATTGCGCATAACGAATAACAAAGCGAAGTGTGGTGCCGACATGACAGTTGTaacatgcaaaaaaaaatttatctaGTAAGCAACAGCGCTGGAAGTTTTGCTGCAGGTCAAAATAACTTACTAGTGATCTTTGAATTCTActtttttagtatttcttttatgtatatgAGAGAGAAATTTGACCATCCTGCACATCAGTTTCGCTTATTGAATTGTTAACAGTGCTTTGACAATTGTCACATTTTGGATATGTGTTCATGTGGGGCTTAAATCGTAATTTAAATTCTATTGAAGACTAGTTCCAAAAACCAATAATGCTAAAAATGCTAGTGTTTGTAAACAAAACACCAAAAAACCACCAACGAAACTTGAAAAGACCCATATTTTGCATTATTCTACACGCTTCCTAATATCTTATGACCAGTAAAAGATTCTCAATAGTATCAAATATCGTAATAGTCATTTTAGCAACAATTTATAGCCACAACACGAGAATATTATCATTTTTAGACGTAGGAGTACGAACGCCGAGTTTCTTCAACAAATACGCCCATCATTCCAAAATAGAAAGTAGAATTACTGCGGATAATAGTTCATTCATTAAATTTACATACCTCAGTTTTCTAGACGCCTCGTTTTCTTCTAAAACGCCCAACAGCAGTGAAATACGAATAATTGTTGTCGGTGACGAGGAATTGAGATTTTTATTGATTCTTCGAAAAATTTTATGCCGGGCACCCTTCTGATTTGTTTATAGGACATTTTTGAACAGGAATCCGTaaagaaaccgaatcagaaacatttttcctacgGGGGCGGCCCCACAATGTTAATATATCAATACcatcaatattaacaaaatatatcaatgcCCTACAGAAATTTTTGATCGTAATATCCCACTTATCAAAGGGAAATTATTATTCGTCTCATAAGCACATGTACCATGAAAAATGTACAGCAAGTTTAAAAatgttattaggtattttatgcaactaaatttaaaTCAGCGAGTTTAATATTTTCTCAAATCACCTCCCTTGTACTACTTTGAAACAATCTAACTCTTACTCAGACTTTGTAACAATCCGAAAATGTACGAATGCCGTACTGTATCAAATTGCCGAAAATGGGatcaaaattttccgaaaatcaaaGATTATCCCTGCTACTGGtagcaatatttttgtacggcattaggtcgcaggtcattattttgtattacctacctaatagtttctaatattatattattgatttatcctcctgagacctgatgtccaattaaatggacatttacgttttatatatttttttggaaagaaCTAAATTTACAGCGCCGAGTCCCACGGTCCATCGTAGTGTATATACAAGTGACCCTGACAACAGCGCGCCGTATTACTGTGACCACATTATAACTTAGTTAACCTGTTAATCTCAAGTGACAAAAATGGCGGGCAGTTATAGAAAAACAATTGATGGTAAGTAGCTAATTTTATTGGAAACCATCAatacacgaaagctgcaatacatatggcatgttatgcgtaatgagagatacaacctacttcaattgattatacaagggaaaatccagggcaagagaagtgtaggaagaagaagaatctcatggttgcgtaacttgagggaatggtacggatgcacaacaattgaactattcagagcagcagcatctaagatcagaatagccatgatgattgccaacctccgtcgcggagatggcacgtgaagaagaagaagaagctaattttattagattattaaCCTAAATGTTGCTTAGTCTAATAACTTAGGATATTATAAATGCATTCATGCGATGTAGTTGTCTTATCAaaccatttttaaattgttttttatctaaAACGAGGATGTCGTTTTTTATGGACGTCAAGTCCTTAggcatacataaaatattatattagacttttttgtttcagctgtgtttggtaataaaaaatatttaagacccAAAGTTGACATTGAAAGACTTCTTGAATGCCTGGAAAATTCAGATATAGTCGTTTCAGATTCTGAAAACTCTGATGACGGCTTTGATCCAAATGAAGAATCGTATCAGCCTCAGCAATCAGATTCGGCCCAACATACAGATGATGAACAAGATACAGAAATGCCACCCGAAGATGAATTAGATAACGTGCCACTCagtgaacgaaaaaaaaaaggagAACCGAAATACATGGAAAAAAATGGGTGTTTTTGTCCCTCAGCATATAGACTTTACTGGAATTGTCGATACAGTCTACGAGAGGCAAAATTGGAAAGTTGAAAACTATGTCGGTATGTATTTTGATGATTCAGATTTTGAGAATATttgtaattgtacaaatattaaatttttgcaagaaaaaggAAAACCTTTGAACGTTACTCTAACGgaggtgaaaaatttttttggaatatctaTTCTAATGTCCTGTCTGAATTATCCACAAATTAGAATGTTTTGGGCTAAGACAACAAAAGTCAACAGCATTGCACAAGCCATGACTCGTGATAGATATTTTCAAATCAGGAGCAACTTAAAAGTAGTTATTGACGCTGATGTGCCTCAAGATCAAAGAAATGCTGACAAATTATTTAAGATCCGGCCTTTAGTTGACAGAATACGAAGAGGTTgcttgacacttccaagatacaatGAGGTTGCTGTGGACGAACAAATGATACCTTTTACGGGCGTGTGTAACATGAAACAATTTGTTCGAGGTAAACCTAACCCAGAAggattaaaaaattttgtctGTGCCACTCCCAAAGGATTAATATTAGACTTCGATATTTATCAAGGGAAAAATACATTTctgcagaatgatgatgatgttaagaagttagGTGTTGGTCCATCCGCAGTTATTaagttatctacaacgttattagaaGGAACACATGTGTTCATCGATAGATATTTCACCACCTTACCTTTACTTGAGtacatgttaaacaaaaatatttttttaactggtaCAATAATGAGATCCAGAATACCCAAAGCAGTTTATGTAACATCGGATAAGGTGATGACTTGGGTCGTGGTTCATCTGAGCAGGATGTAAGAGCTGATGGAAAAATTAACATAGTCCAATGGTATGATATGAAATCAGTTATGCTAGCGTCAACTGCATTGCAAATAGAACCTTCAGATGAATGTAAGCGGTGGTCAAAAAAGGACTCCCGATATATTGAGGTACCTAGACcaaacattgttaaaaagtatAATGAATGCATGGGGGGAATAGATTTAATTGACAGGATGATAAGTTATTATAGAATGGGAGCTAGAAGTAAAAAATGGACAGTCAAAACCATTTTTCACTTATTTGATCTTGCGATTGCCAATTCTTGGATTCTATACAGAGATGACCATAAGCAACTTGGTGATGCTAATAAAACCGTTATGAAGTTCCTGGAATTTAAAATAGCTCTTTCCGAGTTGCTCCTTAAAgacaacatttctgaaaattctgaTTTTGGGAACACTTCAACATTAGTAACTAGAAACAGTTCCAATCCTAGACCATCACTTCAAACTTCTACTAAAAGAAAGATACAACACATACCTGCAATGGCATCCGAGTTAAAAAATTCTGTTAGATGCAAGCTTCCAGGTTGCAAgggtaaaacaaaagtttattgtgaatcatgtgacatatttttatgtttaacgggaaatattaattgctttaaacagtttcatttataataattttgcatCGATGCGATCCTGATGTCCTTTTGAATGgacataatttttttcatatttaacaacaaaataaaaatttagaaaaatttacatgTGTTTTTATAATCAACATCATACGAATtttactatttaataaaaaaaaaacaaaaagaatcagCTCAGGTCTCAGGAGGATATATGTAATTCATACTGAGTCAAATGACCCCTCGaaaatgtcccatgggcttgtagtctgtTAGAAAGTATTTTAGCTCACAGTTAATTTttgcaagcaatttgattaacccagtctgagagacttgcacaccccttagaatgacattcgggtgttacaattcattggagcgaggtgtattgatTTGATTTATCAGGAATCACTCCACCGCGCTTCAATGCTCCAGGCCATCACTTTCCTCCCTATAGCACGCTGATGCGCGAGAGGAGCTCACTACCAGCCAAATGGTTTTCGTGTGGTGCAAGTCCTGGGTGcaagaactccaacacgatatcctaacccgatcaatgcaggctagcgtaaggcgctcttttcctgctttctctagtgacgtatcatccaactgaaattgcttgctcggGCCTCGAGTCTCCGCTCCGGGCTGCACCCAGTTCGGCGACTCGGTGCCCGAGAATGTGGGCCCTTTCTGCACAGGTTTTGGGGTTTTGTTATTTCTGCTTGATGGCTGTTGCCTTtgtattagtattttttgatttttttggtggccaaaGCCctaatttagttattttttttttgaaggtTGCCCTAAAAAAAccatcaattattaaaatttcccAGTTCTGCGTGCTGGGGCTGCTTCTGTTAATAGAGCTACGAATTATCTAGACTTTATGTGTTTGCTAcgatttgctgttttggtcttttgtgcttccctTACTTATTACAGTTCTCTAAACAGAAAGCGTTCAGCGACGTATCTTAATACATTTGCCATTTGCCGCTTCTCTGAGGATGTTATTGTGAgctgcttgtattttctttttatttgaattgCTTATGTGTCCCCATGAAAGAGATCCATATGTGATTATTGGAAGTATGATGCTGTTT from the Diabrotica undecimpunctata isolate CICGRU chromosome 1, icDiaUnde3, whole genome shotgun sequence genome contains:
- the LOC140448671 gene encoding uncharacterized protein, encoding MDETCFCLAPKSDTVIGPPGKNIYDEQTSSDKENVTTVFTVNAGGKFAPPLTLFYYNRIPSAVCKAAPKGWGLGKSETGWMTAECFFEYFSNVFVSFLKEYQIEFPVLVFLDRHKSYLTLYLSKFCRENQIILIALPPNATHILQPLDFSVFGPIKQYKQTNKDRNQLSGDY